ACCGGCGCCTTCGCGGCCGCGGGCGCAGCGACGGCCACGGACGCGCCTCCGCGGCCCTCGACGGGCGCCCGCCCCTCGGTGGGACGGCCGGCGACCATCCCCGCGCCAGGGGCGCCACGCAGGGTGCGGCTCGCCGTGTCCCGGGTCGACCCGTGGTCGGTGATGAAGCTGTCGTTCCTGCTCTCCGTGGCGATCGGCATCATGATCGTCGTGGCCGCGGCCGTCGTGTGGTTCACCCTGGACGGGCTGAGCGTCTTCGCGCAGATCGACACCCTCGTGAAGGAGGTGCTCGGCTCCGAGAGCGACGTCAACGTGCTCCAGTACGTGGAGTTCCAGCGGATCATCTCCGCCGCGACCCTCGTGGCCGTAGTCGACGTGTTCCTGCTGACCGCGCTGTCCACCATCGGCGCGTTCCTCTACAACATCACCGCGTCGCTGGTCGGCGGGGTGCACTTGACGCTCACCGACGAGTGAGCGGTCATCGCGTTTGGGACCTCGGCCCAGCCTGAGGTAGTCTCAACCGGCGCGGTCGTCCTCGGATGATGCGTGCACGGGCCTATAGCTCAGACGGTTAGAGCGCTTCCCTGATAAGGAAGAGGTCACAGGTTCAAGTCCTGTTAGGCCCACTCCCGGACCACTGCGAGGGACGCATGAAGAAGGTACTGCTCCTGCTGGCAGCCGCGGCTGCCGGGTACGTCGTGTGGCAGCGCTACTCGCAGGATCGCGATGAGCGCGATCTCTGGGCAGAGGTCACCGACACCTTCGAGTGAGCCTCACACGGTCGGGCCGGGCGAAGTCGGCCGCCCACCGCGCGGGGCCATGGCGCAATTGGTAGCGCACCTGCTTTGCAAGCAGGGGGTTAGGGGTTCGAGTCCCCTTGGCTCCACAGATGCACGTGACGAACACGAGACGCCCCCGACGATCCGTCGGGGGCGTCTCGAGTTGGGCGGTCGGGGCCGGACCGGCCCCAGGTCCTGCCCGCCAGCCGTGAAGCCGGCGAGGCGTCGCCCACGGCCAGACGGCGCCTCTGCCGGGGCGAGGGCGACCTACGGCTTGGCGATGGCAATTCCCAGGAAGATGCCGATGATGAAGCCCGCGCTCCCGGCCAGCATCGTGGCGACATTCCCAGCCTGCACTGCACTCGCAGTCGCGGTCATTCCCGCCTGTGCTGCGGCTTGCGTCGCCTGCGCTCCGGCATCCACTGCCGCCTGAGTGGACTGCACCCCTGCAGCGGTCGCTGCCTGCACCGCGAGCTCGGTCTCAACACTTTCGACGCGCGTCAGCAATTCGTCCTCGTTGGGCATAGTGGCACCTCCGTGAGAGAGTCGATCCCGTCTCGACGACAGTATGGTCAAGTCGGACATTTCGCCATGCGGAGGAGGTCGGGCCGGGGCCGAGATCGTCGACACGCTGGTCAGCGGTCTCGATGCCAGGCGCGACGAGGTTGCCGTGCGACGAGGTCGCCCGTGCACGGCGGCGTTGGCGCGGGCAGAGTGCGTCACGCGCGCGCTTCGAGCGTCCGAACGTCCCCCGAATGAGCGGCCCTACGTCAGGCGACCACGGGCCGCAGCATGTGTGTGCTCCTGCTCCGCCCATGACCCCAGGGCGTTGAGATAAGGGCACGAGATTCGAGACCCGGGCGACCATCGCCACCTCATACGTCGATTCTCATCCCCTCATGAGGTGCGCTGACACGGGCCCCGACCGAGGAGTCGGTCGGGGCCCGTGTCGTCAGCGACCGGCCGTCGTCGGCCACCCGCCGGCGGATGTGCCTGCGGCGCCGACCAGGGCCAGATCAGCGGACCGAGCAGGCGACCCCGTTCAGGGTGAACGCCGTCGGGCTGGTGTTCGCGCCGGTGTGGGTCGCGTTGAACCCGATCTCCGTGCTGGCGCCCGGGGCCAGCGAGCCGTTCCACGCGGCGTTCTGAGCGGTCACCATGGATCCCGTCTGGGACCAGGTGGCGCTCCAGCCCTGGGTCAGCTGCTGGCCGGACGGGAACGCGAATACCAGGCTCCACGAGGTCAGCGGGGCGCTGGAGGTGTTGGTGACGCGGATCGAGCCCGTCATCCCGGTGGACCAGGCGTTCGACGAGTAGGCCACCGCGCAGGCGGCCGTCGGGCTGGTGGTCACGGTGGGCGTCGGCGTCGGGGTGGGCGTGACCGTGGGCGTGGGCGTGA
The sequence above is a segment of the Cellulomonas chengniuliangii genome. Coding sequences within it:
- a CDS encoding DLW-39 family protein translates to MKKVLLLLAAAAAGYVVWQRYSQDRDERDLWAEVTDTFE